The Symphalangus syndactylus isolate Jambi chromosome 6, NHGRI_mSymSyn1-v2.1_pri, whole genome shotgun sequence genome contains the following window.
GTTGCTCCAGTGGTGTTTCTGGCCTCCAGGGTCCACTTCTGCCACTCAGACATGATCCACCACTTTGCCCTCATGAAGCTCTCCTGTGGGGACATCTCCCTAAACAAGACTGTGGGGCTCACTGTTCACATCTTCAACAGAGTCCTGGACATGCTCCTACTAGGCGCCTCCTATTCCCATATTATCCATGCTGCCTTCAGGATTTCATCAGGTAAAGCACGCTCCAAGGCCCTGAACACCTGTGGCTCCCACCTGCTGGTCATCTTCACCGTCTACTCATCCACCATGTCCTCATCCATTGTCTATCATGTGGCCTGCACTGCCTCCCAGGACGTGCACAACCTGTTCAGCACCTTCTACCTGCTGCTCCTATGTCTGGTCAATCCCATCATCTACGGGGCCAGAACCAAGGAAATCAGGTACCACCTGGCAACTCTGTTCCAAAGGACACCACTACAGGTCCCCTCCAAGAAGCCCGAGTCTCTACCCTGACATAAGGAGCTTCCTGGCTGATTCTATAGGACTTGTGGGTCCTAAAATCATTCTCAGTATCCAGTGAGAGGAGGATAATTAGGTGAGTGAGTCATCCCTGCTATATTTTGGCTTGACTAGCTGCATTTGTCCTTATTTTTAAGagtcttatttccattttctgaaaAATAGCCACTCATTCAGAGTTATACAGTAATCCGCTGAAAAGCAAGCTTCTGTCTCTGGCTTCTAAGTTTACTCCCCTTCCTTCTGCATGagtttcatttgttctttcattcatttattcattaaacatttattttacatacatCATACTAACCCTATgattgcaaagaaagaaaaaaatctcagtcCCTTCCCTGAAGGAGGTCCCAATCTAGCAAACTGTAAAGAGATGTAGTGTTCAATAATAGCTTTATGTACAAAATTCTCTGGGAACATAGAAGAGGGACAATCACTAAAAAGGAACAGAGAAGGTGAATTTGAGTTGGATTATCCTTCAAATCCAGCTCAAATTCACTGAAGAGGAAAGAGACggagaaaagaaaatccattcTAGGCAAAAGGAACAGCCATGGACAAAGGCATAGAGGCATGAATAAACATGGCAGACATGGAAGCTCACTGGTAGGCCCACGTTTTCCTAAAACAGAGGAAAGTAGGGTGTATGGAAGGAAATGAGGCTGGATGGGTAACCAGAGGCCAGATGAGGAGAGGTCTTATCTATCATGATAATGAGTTTGAATTTTTACTCCAGGCAGTATGTAACTATTTAAGAGCCCAAAGAAGGGAAGTGGCAAGATTATATTTGTATTCTGGAATGATCACACTGCATATCAGTATACATCACTACACATAATAGAGTGTGATTCAAGGGAGACATGCCTGGAGGCCAAGAGGCACATCAGGAGGCTGTTAGACTAGTCCAGATGAGAGACTATGGTGACCTGAACCATACTAGTGACATCAGGGAAGAAAAGAGATGGACCTACATAAGATAAATCAAAAGGCTGAATGTGGGGGTCAGAGAGGCAGAAGGAAAGCAAGGAGAGGGCAGCTTCACCAAAGCCAGGGGAGGAGACTATGTAAAGAAGGCTTGAGTGGTCAGCAATTCTAAAGCCTCTGATGGGTCAAGGAGGAGAACCGAAGGGTCCTTTGACTCAAAATTCTGCAGGTTACTGATGACTGCTTTAGGAAGAGCAGTTCCTTTCTTCTGGCCCTAGAGATACAATGATGAGCATGATATGGTCTGTGCCTTTGTGAGATTTAAAGTTTAGAGGATGCATATGCATTAGTCAGCCAATTTCAATGTAGTGGAATTCTGGGGACTGAAACCATCATGATTCGGAATGGATCAGGATGGAGAGAAGTTTATGGGGAGAAATATAGAGCAGTAGATGGAGGGAAAGGTAGAGAAAAGGATTAGGGTAAACTCTACTTTGCAGAGTAGAAAGAATGTGGGGCTTGGAGAGGGAGACACCTGAGTTTGACTCTTGGCTCAGCCACTTACAGATGTGAGACCATGGGGCAACCTTGTAATCAGCCTTGTAATTCTTCTGAACCTTAGTTTCTCATCAGCAAAATGGAAGTAATAAT
Protein-coding sequences here:
- the LOC129484071 gene encoding olfactory receptor 52K1-like, yielding MSGWSNGSSNVGSFLLVGFPGLGESHSFLVLPFLSLYLVTVFANALVIHTVLTQRSLHQPMYLLITLLLAVNICAASTVVPIMLFSFSAHFNHISLARCLVQMFCIYFLIVFDCNILLIMALDRYVTICYPLHYPEMATGQLLAGLVGVAAARSTCIVAPVVFLASRVHFCHSDMIHHFALMKLSCGDISLNKTVGLTVHIFNRVLDMLLLGASYSHIIHAAFRISSGKARSKALNTCGSHLLVIFTVYSSTMSSSIVYHVACTASQDVHNLFSTFYLLLLCLVNPIIYGARTKEIRYHLATLFQRTPLQVPSKKPESLP